In Zingiber officinale cultivar Zhangliang chromosome 3B, Zo_v1.1, whole genome shotgun sequence, a single window of DNA contains:
- the LOC122056126 gene encoding pentatricopeptide repeat-containing protein At5g42310, chloroplastic-like, translated as MTAALVEFALKPSPPKPSPRSVVSSSKEFRNHLRLTEIPPKKWTLASKVLLDDEAAREREKRELSREDYDSLIHSHCSKGLLDRSLHLLSRMEAAGMSPSAASYGRIVFALGRTGRTLEADAVFREMKWSGIRPTSRDYNALLGGFLRKGQLLMADRALVEMSKEGVEWNRQTYFILLDSYVNSGRLEDTWWVLGEMKAKRIRLDSFVYSKIIKLYRDNGMWKKAMDLVMEMRELGIVPDLRMYNDMIDTFGKYDQLDEAVKVFDKMRSEGLKPDITTWNMLIRWHCRAGDLERALGFFTEMQEQGLYPDPKIFLTIISRLGEQGRWDDIKNLFKGMKYRGMTESGIIYSVLVDIYGQYGMFQNAEECVAALKAKGIQMSASLFCVLANAYAQQGLCEQTLKVLQLMEDDGTEPNLIMLNLLMNAFSIAGKHLEATTVFEHIKESGISPDVITYCTLMKAFMRARKYDEVPIIYREMERAGCTPDRKAREMLHDASLICLQRGGFSSNSRKIS; from the exons ATGACCGCGGCGCTCGTCGAATTTGCCCTCAAGCCTTCGCCTCCTAAGCCCTCCCCTCGCAGCGTTGTCTCCTCCTCGAAGGAATTCCGCAACCACCTCAGACTTACGGAGATCCCACCCAAAAAGTGGACTTTGGCCTCAAAAGTCCTCCTGGACGATGAAGCCGCTCGAGAACGCGAGAAAAGAGAGCTTTCTCGCGAAGACTACGACAGTCTGATCCATTCCCACTGCTCAAAGGGCCTCCTTGACCGGTCCTTGCACCTTCTGAGCCGGATGGAGGCTGCAGGGATGAGCCCGAGCGCCGCGTCCTACGGCCGGATCGTCTTCGCGCTGGGCCGCACCGGGAGGACACTCGAGGCGGACGCGGTCTTCCGGGAGATGAAGTGGTCGGGCATCCGGCCCACTTCGAGGGACTACAACGCGCTCCTCGGCGGATTTTTGCGGAAAGGTCAGCTTTTGATGGCCGATCGCGCGCTTGTTGAGATGAGCAAGGAGGGCGTGGAGTGGAATCGACAGACCTACTTCATCCTCTTGGATTCCTATGTCAATTCTGGTCGTCTGGAGGACACCTGGTGGGTTCTCGGAGAGATGAAGGCAAAGCGAATTCGACTGGATTCCTTTGTGTATAGCAAAATCATTAAGCTTTATCGGGACAATGGCATGTGGAAGAAAGCTATGGACCTGGTAATGGAGATGCGTGAGCTTGGCATTGTGCCTGACTTGAGAATGTACAATGATATGATCGATACCTTCGGAAAGTATGATCAATTGGATGAAGCAGTCAAGGTGTTTGACAAAATGCGCAGCGAGGGTCTGAAGCCAGACATCACAACTTGGAACATGCTGATTAGGTGGCATTGCAGGGCTGGTGACTTGGAACGTGCCCTTGGATTCTTTACTGAAATGCAAGAGCAAGGTTTATACCCTGATCCTAAGATATTTCTCACTATCATTAGTCGTTTAGGAGAACAGGGAAGATGGGATGACATAAAAAACTTGTTCAAGGGTATGAAATATAGAGGAATGACAGAAAGTGGTATAATATATTCAGTTTTGGTCGATATATATGGTCAGTATGGTATGTTTCAAAATGCTGAGGAGTGTGTCGCTGCACTTAAAGCTAAAGGCATACAAATGTCTGCTAGCCTTTTCTGTGTATTAGCAAATGCATATGCCCAGCAG GGGCTTTGTGAACAAACTTTGAAAGTTCTTCAGCTAATGGAAGATGATGGAACTGAACCAAACCTTATAATGTTGAATCTGTTGATGAATGCATTTAGTATTGCTGGAAAGCATTTGGAAGCAACAACGGTTTTTGAACACATCAAGGAGAGT GGGATTAGTCCAGACGTGATTACTTATTGTACTTTAATGAAAGCATTTATGAGGGCTCGAAAATATGACGAG GTTCCAATTATCTATCGTGAGATGGAAAGGGCTGGTTGCACTCCTGATAGAAAAGCGAGGGAGATGTTGCATGATGCCTCGCTTATATGCCTTCAGCGAG GTGGTTTTTCTTCAAACTCGAGGAAAATCTCATAA
- the LOC122056127 gene encoding ABC transporter G family member 14-like produces MTTPEPETVFAGGREADAYPADAASVFPITLKFEEVVYKVKIGEGGRQWWRGKSGAAPVLEKTILNGITGVVCPGELLAMLGPSGSGKTTLLTALGGRLRGKLSGKITYNGSPFSGGVKRRMGFVAQDDVLYPHLTVAETLTFTALLRLPASLSRAEKARHAEEVVAELGLGRVAHSMVGGSRGVRGVSGGERKRVSIGLEMLVDPSLLLLDEPTSGLDSTTAARIVATLRRLAADKGRTVVTTIHQPSSRLYRMFDKLVLLSSDGSAIYYGRAAAALDYFTSVGFASPTDGVNPADLLLDLANGIAPNSKYATESSDFVKGGCGLQQEQKAVKEALIRAYNCNIATRLKAELCTIDLNNYGYTQEMASAMKREQWCTSWWEQFRVLLSRGLKERRYEAFNKLRIFQVLSVATLGGLLWWHTPSSHIQDRTALIFFFSVFWGFFPLYNAVFTFPQEQPMLQKEQASGMYRLSSYFMSRTVGDLPMELALPTAFTFIIYWMGGLKPDPVTFLLSLLIVLFSVLVAQSLGLAVGAILMDVKQATTLASVTTLVFLMAGGYYVQHIPTFIVWLKYLSYSFYCYKLLLGVQFTDHDAYECSKGVMCPVIEYPAIKSVGLSHMWIDVCIMGLMLIGYRLAAYLALHHLQCQ; encoded by the exons ATGACCACGCCTGAGCCTGAGACGGTCTTCGCCGGCGGCCGAGAAGCCGACGCTTACCCAGCTGATGCAGCATCTGTCTTTCCAATCACCCTCAAG TTTGAGGAGGTGGTGTACAAGGTGAAGATCGGAGAGGGTGGGCGGCAGTGGTGGCGAGGAAAGAGCGGGGCGGCGCCAGTGCTGGAGAAGACGATTCTGAATGGTATCACCGGAGTGGTGTGCCCGGGGGAGCTGCTGGCCATGCTCGGCCCCTCGGGCAGCGGGAAGACAACTCTTCTGACGGCGCTCGGCGGGCGCCTCCGCGGGAAGCTCTCAGGTAAGATCACCTACAATGGCAGCCCGTTCTCCGGCGGCGTGAAGCGGCGCATGGGTTTCGTGGCCCAGGACGACGTGCTGTACCCGCACCTGACGGTGGCGGAGACGCTGACTTTCACGGCGCTGCTGCGGCTCCCGGCGTCTCTGTCGCGGGCGGAGAAGGCCCGGCATGCCGAAGAGGTGGTGGCGGAGCTGGGCCTGGGCCGGGTGGCGCACTCCATGGTGGGCGGCTCGCGCGGCGTGCGCGGCGTCTCCGGCGGCGAGCGGAAGCGCGTCAGCATCGGGCTGGAGATGCTGGTGGACCCCAGCCTCCTGCTCCTGGACGAGCCCACGTCGGGGCTCGACTCCACCACCGCCGCGCGCATCGTCGCCACGCTCCGGCGACTCGCCGCCGACAAGGGCCGCACCGTCGTCACCACCATCCACCAGCCATCCAGCCGTCTCTACCGCATGTTCGACAAGCTGGTGCTCCTCTCCTCCGACGGCTCCGCCATCTACTACGGCCGCGCAGCCGCCGCCCTCGACTACTTCACCTCCGTCGGGTTCGCCTCGCCGACCGACGGCGTCAACCCGGCCGACCTCTTGCTGGACCTTGCCAACG GAATTGCACCAAACTCCAAGTACGCAACCGAGAGCAGTGACTTTGTCAAAGGTGGCTGTGGCTTGCAGCAGGAGCAGAAGGCTGTCAAGGAGGCACTGATCAGGGCGTACAATTGTAATATCGCCACACGATTGAAGGCGGAACTCTGCACAATAGACCTGAACAATTATGGATACACTCAAGAGATGGCTAGTGCCA TGAAAAGAGAGCAGTGGTGCACAAGTTGGTGGGAGCAGTTCAGAGTTTTACTCAGCAGGGGGCTGAAGGAGAGGAGGTATGAGGCTTTCAACAAGCTGAGGATTTTCCAAGTCCTCAGTGTTGCCACTCTTGGAGGCCTCCTATGGTGGCACACCCCATCTTCTCATATCCAAGACAGG ACAGCATTGATTTTCTTCTTCTCAGTCTTTTGGGGCTTCTTTCCACTCTACAATGCTGTATTTACATTCCCTCAAGAGCAACCCATGTTGCAGAAAGAGCAGGCCTCAGGCATGTATAGACTCTCATCCTACTTCATGTCACGCACCGTGGGGGACCTGCCTATGGAGCTTGCCCTTCCAACCGCCTTCACGTTCATCATATACTGGATGGGTGGCCTCAAGCCAGACCCAGTCACCTTCCTGCTCTCACTCCTCATAGTCCTCTTCAGCGTCCTGGTTGCACAGAGCCTAGGCCTTGCAGTAGGAGCAATACTAATGGATGTCAAGCAGGCAACCACCCTTGCTTCGGTCACCACCTTGGTCTTCCTAATGGCTGGTGGCTACTATGTCCAACATATACCAACTTTCATTGTCTGGCTGAAGTACTTGAGCTATAGTTTCTACTGCTACAAGCTCCTATTGGGGGTTCAGTTCACTGACCATGATGCCTATGAGTGCTCCAAAGGAGTGATGTGTCCAGTGATAGAATATCCGGCCATCAAATCAGTGGGGCTAAGTCATATGTGGATTGATGTGTGCATCATGGGGTTGATGCTCATTGGCTATCGGCTGGCCGCATATCTTGCACTACATCATCTGCAATGCCAGTAA